The Thermobispora bispora DSM 43833 genome window below encodes:
- a CDS encoding helix-turn-helix domain-containing protein: MAETLKKGTRVTGAEREKLASDLKKRYTAGESIRALAASTGRSYGFIHRILSESGVTLRGRGGATRGKSKQQQQR, translated from the coding sequence GTGGCCGAGACCCTCAAGAAGGGCACCCGGGTGACCGGGGCCGAACGGGAGAAACTCGCCAGCGATCTGAAGAAGCGCTATACGGCGGGCGAGAGCATCCGTGCTCTCGCGGCTTCGACCGGCCGCTCGTACGGCTTCATCCACCGCATCCTCAGCGAGTCCGGCGTGACGCTCCGGGGACGCGGCGGGGCCACCCGCGGCAAGTCGAAGCAGCAGCAGCAGCGCTGA
- a CDS encoding AMP-dependent synthetase/ligase, producing MASVLDERAEIEREIAGRTVCDQLLKVAEEHPDDPAYSDRTGDGWATLTFAQARRRVLEIAAGFAALGVQPGDAIALMMPNRSEHVLADLGAVHARALPCTVYATFAPEQVAYVAKDVGAVVAVLGGPADLARWEPVLGELPRLRKIIMLEGAPSGDDRFLSWREFLAMGAEALAADPGAVEARWRAVTPDDVLTVLYTSGTTGHPKGVPLTHANVLYEVATTDRIVRLPFGGTQISYLTYAHIAERVLSLYLPLFKRTHIYFCPDMTQLAAVLGEVRPVMFFGVPRVWEKIASKLRALLTLQPAEQREKVAQAMAAGLAFIEAGQYGRTVTPEVRAAYGQADAAVLSGIRSLIGLDRAGWLATAAAPMPQDVQRFFAGLGLKILDVYGMTETTGAITSNTPTAYKLGTVGRAEPGVEVRIAEDGEILTRSPLNTRGYLNRPEATAELLDADGWLHTGDVGTMDEDGFLRIIDRKKELFITSGGENISPANIENHLKEHPLIGQALAYGEGRPYPIALLTLDPEVAPEWARARGISFGSLAELATHPDVLKEVEAGVEAANRRLARVQQVKRWRLLPDEWTPDSGELTPTLKLKRRRIHAKYADVIDDLYGGA from the coding sequence ATGGCCAGTGTTCTGGACGAGCGTGCGGAGATCGAGCGTGAGATCGCCGGCAGGACCGTGTGCGACCAGTTGCTGAAGGTGGCCGAGGAGCACCCCGATGACCCCGCGTACTCCGACCGGACCGGGGACGGATGGGCCACGCTGACCTTCGCGCAGGCCCGCCGGCGGGTCCTCGAGATCGCGGCCGGGTTCGCCGCGCTCGGCGTGCAGCCGGGCGACGCCATCGCGCTGATGATGCCGAACCGCTCCGAGCACGTGCTCGCCGACCTCGGGGCCGTGCACGCGCGGGCGTTACCCTGCACGGTCTACGCCACCTTCGCCCCCGAGCAGGTCGCCTACGTCGCCAAGGACGTCGGCGCGGTGGTCGCGGTCCTGGGCGGCCCCGCCGACCTCGCCCGCTGGGAGCCCGTGCTCGGCGAGCTCCCCAGGCTGCGGAAGATCATCATGCTCGAGGGCGCGCCCTCGGGCGACGACCGGTTCCTGAGCTGGCGGGAGTTCCTCGCCATGGGCGCCGAGGCGCTCGCCGCCGACCCGGGCGCGGTGGAGGCGAGGTGGCGGGCGGTGACCCCCGATGACGTGCTCACCGTGCTCTACACCTCGGGCACGACCGGCCACCCCAAGGGGGTGCCGCTCACCCACGCCAACGTCCTCTACGAGGTCGCCACCACCGACCGGATCGTGCGGCTGCCCTTCGGCGGCACCCAGATCTCCTACCTCACCTACGCGCACATCGCGGAGCGGGTGCTCAGCCTCTACCTGCCGCTGTTCAAGCGGACCCACATCTACTTCTGCCCGGACATGACCCAGCTCGCCGCGGTGCTCGGCGAGGTCCGGCCGGTGATGTTCTTCGGGGTCCCCCGGGTCTGGGAGAAGATCGCCTCCAAGCTCCGCGCCCTGCTCACCCTGCAGCCCGCCGAGCAGCGGGAGAAGGTGGCCCAGGCGATGGCCGCCGGCCTGGCGTTCATCGAGGCCGGCCAGTACGGCCGGACCGTCACGCCCGAGGTGCGCGCCGCCTACGGGCAGGCCGACGCCGCGGTGCTCTCCGGCATCCGGAGCCTCATCGGGCTCGACCGGGCCGGCTGGCTCGCCACCGCGGCCGCGCCCATGCCCCAGGACGTGCAGCGGTTCTTCGCCGGCCTCGGGCTCAAGATCCTCGACGTGTACGGCATGACCGAGACGACCGGCGCCATCACCTCGAACACCCCCACGGCCTACAAGCTCGGCACGGTCGGCCGGGCCGAGCCGGGCGTCGAGGTCAGGATCGCCGAGGACGGGGAGATCCTCACCCGCAGCCCGCTCAACACCCGCGGCTACCTCAACCGCCCCGAGGCCACCGCGGAGCTGCTCGACGCCGACGGCTGGCTGCACACCGGCGACGTCGGGACCATGGACGAGGACGGGTTCCTCCGGATCATCGACCGGAAGAAGGAGCTCTTCATCACCTCGGGCGGGGAGAACATCTCCCCGGCCAACATCGAGAACCACCTCAAGGAGCACCCGCTGATCGGCCAGGCGCTCGCCTACGGTGAGGGCCGGCCGTACCCGATCGCGCTCCTCACCCTCGACCCGGAGGTCGCGCCGGAGTGGGCGCGGGCGCGCGGCATCTCCTTCGGCTCGCTCGCCGAGCTCGCCACCCATCCCGACGTGCTCAAGGAGGTGGAGGCCGGGGTCGAGGCCGCCAACCGGAGGCTCGCCCGGGTCCAGCAGGTGAAGCGGTGGCGGCTCCTGCCGGACGAGTGGACGCCGGACAGCGGGGAGCTCACCCCGACCTTGAAGCTCAAGCGCCGCCGGATCCACGCCAAGTACGCCGACGTGATCGACGATCTGTACGGCGGCGCCTGA
- a CDS encoding peptide MFS transporter produces the protein MQTVSPARDRGPAFSGHPRGLATLCGTEMWERFSYYGMRSILVLFLVAPPVAGGMGLSETTAVGVYGVYIASVYLLALAGGWIGDRLLGTRRTVLLGACVIMSGHLAMAVPVAGPFTWLGLALIAVGSGLLKPNIAALVGHLYRDEDEPRREAGYTLFFLGINVGAFLGIIVVPWLQRGDRWHLAFGAAAAGMAIGLAQYVLGGRRLAGAGERPGHRLTPAERRRFTAVALTGTAVTAAALGLWALSGTFTIERFTLALAVVTALVPLAYFAFLLFGSHEITPPERTGLYAYLWLFLAAAVFWMIYDQAGSALLLFAKEHTRLHILGFDVPPSWVANVNSLTIILLAPAFARFFVAAGDRIGIPAKFAAALLLIGLSFVVMAVAAGFAAGGTKVSVAWLLTVYFIQTIGEIFLTPVGLSVTRRLAPAAFQNQMMGVWYLAIALGDAAGGQVYRLTTVVPMPVYYLVLALAAIAAGLLIALGSGRLRALMGDPAGTEPARAG, from the coding sequence ATGCAAACCGTCTCGCCGGCCCGCGATCGGGGCCCGGCCTTCTCCGGCCATCCACGCGGCCTCGCCACGCTCTGCGGCACCGAGATGTGGGAGCGCTTCAGCTACTACGGCATGCGCTCGATCCTGGTCCTCTTCCTCGTGGCGCCCCCGGTGGCCGGCGGAATGGGGCTCTCCGAGACGACCGCGGTCGGGGTGTACGGCGTCTACATCGCCTCGGTCTACCTGCTCGCGCTCGCCGGCGGCTGGATCGGGGACCGGCTGCTCGGCACCCGGCGGACGGTCCTGCTCGGCGCGTGCGTGATCATGTCCGGCCACCTCGCCATGGCGGTCCCCGTGGCCGGGCCGTTCACCTGGCTGGGGCTCGCCCTCATCGCCGTGGGAAGCGGGCTGCTCAAACCGAACATCGCCGCGCTCGTCGGCCACCTCTACCGGGACGAGGACGAGCCCCGGCGGGAGGCCGGGTACACGCTGTTCTTCCTCGGCATCAACGTCGGCGCCTTCCTCGGCATCATCGTCGTGCCCTGGCTCCAGCGCGGGGACCGGTGGCACCTGGCGTTCGGCGCCGCCGCGGCGGGCATGGCGATCGGGCTCGCCCAGTACGTGCTCGGCGGCCGGCGCCTCGCCGGCGCGGGCGAGCGCCCCGGGCACCGGCTCACCCCTGCGGAGCGGCGCCGCTTCACGGCCGTGGCGCTCACCGGGACGGCCGTCACCGCCGCGGCCCTCGGCCTGTGGGCGCTGAGCGGGACGTTCACCATCGAGCGGTTCACGCTCGCGCTCGCCGTGGTGACCGCGCTCGTGCCGCTCGCCTACTTCGCCTTCCTGCTCTTCGGCTCCCATGAGATCACCCCGCCGGAGCGCACCGGGCTGTACGCGTACCTCTGGCTCTTCCTCGCCGCCGCGGTCTTCTGGATGATCTACGACCAGGCCGGCAGCGCCCTGCTGCTCTTCGCCAAGGAGCACACCCGGCTGCACATCCTCGGGTTCGACGTGCCGCCGAGCTGGGTGGCGAACGTCAACTCGCTCACGATCATCCTGCTCGCGCCGGCGTTCGCGCGGTTCTTCGTCGCCGCGGGGGACCGGATCGGCATCCCGGCGAAGTTCGCGGCCGCGCTCCTGCTCATCGGGCTGAGCTTCGTGGTGATGGCGGTCGCCGCCGGGTTCGCCGCCGGCGGGACGAAGGTCTCGGTCGCCTGGCTGCTCACGGTGTACTTCATCCAGACCATCGGCGAGATCTTCCTCACTCCGGTCGGGCTCTCCGTGACCCGGCGGCTCGCCCCCGCCGCGTTCCAGAACCAGATGATGGGCGTGTGGTACCTGGCGATCGCGCTCGGCGACGCGGCCGGCGGCCAGGTCTACCGGCTCACCACCGTGGTGCCCATGCCCGTCTACTACCTGGTGCTCGCCCTCGCCGCGATCGCGGCCGGCCTGCTCATCGCGCTCGGCTCGGGCCGGCTCCGGGCGCTCATGGGCGACCCGGCCGGAACGGAGCCCGCCCGCGCGGGGTGA
- a CDS encoding sulfotransferase family protein — protein MRPPTHILVVNGVKVRRPVFVISAPHSGADLVARAIKRTPGFHITMGRAAVTRVVYAFARRPSIAGSGGAPAVLRDAFAEAWQVRPGACAECPPACREAGGIIGSGPCVNAASLTRFGDATPDLIYSAQVLLKAFPDARLIQVIRDGRDVAADMLADPACLAWFKPHMLSEDAEFPNPFLGLRSAEHRDRWARMPSAGKAALRWRGAVRLSATLRRELPPDRLLTLRYEDMIAAPDTAVDAISRFLEAEVSAIALYGAPAPRPGSWRSRLSAADAGLVEKVAREELTRLGYL, from the coding sequence ATGCGACCTCCGACGCACATTCTCGTGGTCAACGGAGTCAAGGTCCGGCGGCCGGTGTTCGTGATCTCCGCTCCGCACTCCGGCGCGGACCTCGTGGCGCGTGCCATCAAGCGGACTCCGGGTTTCCATATCACCATGGGCCGTGCGGCCGTCACCCGGGTCGTGTACGCGTTCGCGCGGCGGCCGTCGATCGCCGGCAGCGGGGGCGCGCCGGCCGTGCTGCGCGACGCGTTCGCCGAGGCCTGGCAGGTGCGGCCGGGCGCCTGCGCCGAGTGCCCGCCGGCCTGCCGGGAGGCGGGAGGGATCATCGGCTCCGGGCCGTGCGTCAACGCGGCCTCGCTCACCAGGTTCGGGGACGCCACCCCGGACCTGATCTACAGCGCGCAGGTGCTGCTGAAGGCGTTCCCCGACGCCCGGCTCATCCAGGTCATCCGGGACGGCCGGGACGTCGCCGCCGACATGCTCGCCGACCCGGCCTGCCTCGCCTGGTTCAAGCCGCACATGCTGAGCGAGGACGCCGAGTTCCCCAACCCGTTCCTCGGCCTCCGCTCGGCCGAGCACCGGGACCGCTGGGCGAGGATGCCGTCCGCGGGGAAGGCCGCGCTCCGCTGGCGGGGGGCGGTGCGGCTCAGCGCCACCTTGCGCCGGGAGCTGCCCCCGGACCGGCTGCTCACGCTCCGCTACGAGGACATGATCGCCGCACCGGACACGGCCGTCGACGCGATCTCCCGGTTCCTGGAGGCCGAGGTCTCGGCGATCGCCCTCTACGGCGCGCCGGCGCCGCGGCCGGGGAGCTGGCGGTCGCGGCTCTCCGCCGCGGACGCCGGGCTGGTGGAGAAGGTGGCACGCGAGGAGCTCACCCGGCTGGGCTATCTGTGA
- a CDS encoding S66 peptidase family protein gives MHERSRAGAASGAPVTPPARLPRPLRPGDRVALVAPSGPVDPDALDRGRAVLAALGLEVVTGAHVLDRNGFLAGADGDRAADLAAAWCDPGVAAVVCARGGYGATRLLGLLDWAAMRAAGPKILIGSSDITALHRAFADRLRVATLFGPMPATRVLGGADGPDRPTLDRLRQALSGEPVRIEGTTVVVPGRAEGPLTGGNLTLLAALCGTPYALRARGRIVLLEDVGEQPYRIDRMLTQLLQAGCLDGALGFALGSWVGCGDALEVLAERLAPLGVPVLAGLPVGHGAPQFPVWLEAPAVLDTASRTLTSAAGPAGTPG, from the coding sequence ATGCACGAACGCAGCCGAGCCGGAGCCGCCTCCGGCGCGCCGGTGACGCCACCGGCACGGCTCCCGCGCCCGCTCCGCCCGGGGGACCGGGTCGCCCTGGTCGCGCCCTCGGGGCCGGTCGACCCGGACGCGCTCGACCGGGGCCGCGCGGTCCTCGCCGCTCTCGGGCTGGAGGTGGTGACCGGCGCCCACGTGCTCGACCGGAACGGTTTCCTCGCCGGGGCCGACGGCGACCGGGCCGCCGACCTGGCCGCCGCCTGGTGCGACCCGGGCGTGGCCGCGGTGGTCTGCGCCCGGGGCGGGTACGGCGCCACCCGGCTGCTCGGCCTGCTCGACTGGGCGGCGATGCGGGCGGCCGGCCCGAAGATCCTGATCGGCTCCAGCGACATCACCGCGCTCCACCGCGCGTTCGCCGACCGGCTCAGGGTGGCCACGCTCTTCGGCCCGATGCCGGCGACCCGGGTGCTCGGGGGCGCCGACGGCCCGGACCGGCCCACCCTCGACCGGTTGCGGCAGGCCCTGTCCGGGGAACCGGTGCGGATCGAGGGGACCACGGTGGTCGTGCCGGGCCGGGCCGAGGGCCCGCTCACCGGCGGCAACCTCACCCTCCTCGCCGCCCTGTGCGGGACACCGTACGCGCTGCGCGCCCGCGGGCGGATCGTGCTCCTGGAGGACGTGGGCGAGCAGCCGTACCGGATCGACCGGATGCTCACCCAGCTGCTGCAGGCGGGCTGCCTCGACGGCGCGCTGGGGTTCGCGCTCGGGTCGTGGGTCGGCTGCGGGGACGCGCTGGAGGTGCTCGCCGAACGGCTGGCCCCGCTGGGCGTGCCGGTCCTCGCCGGCCTGCCCGTGGGCCACGGCGCCCCGCAGTTCCCGGTCTGGCTCGAGGCGCCCGCCGTGCTCGACACGGCGTCGCGGACGCTCACCAGCGCGGCCGGGCCGGCCGGCACACCCGGGTGA
- a CDS encoding enoyl-CoA hydratase/isomerase family protein, with protein MADAQIGGSGERPAEASASPADETISAGAPAEVGVRFEVDGEIATVTLCRPEKRNAQTPAMWSALARFGENLPEQVRIVVVRGEGPSFSAGLDLSLLTGAPGQRSFSEIAALDDAALERLIAESQRGFLWLRRPEIVSIAVVQGHAIGAGFQLALACDLRIVAEDAKFCMKEPALGLVPDLTGTKPLVELVGLPRAIEMCLTARTVDAAEAARYGLAERVVPAGDLDRAVHELVTSLLAIDRHAAAATKRLLLGARQRTLEEQAAAERSEQMIRLRTLFSAPAPRGSAGAGN; from the coding sequence ATGGCGGACGCGCAGATTGGGGGGAGTGGGGAGCGACCCGCTGAGGCGAGCGCTTCCCCGGCTGACGAGACGATCTCGGCTGGTGCCCCGGCCGAGGTCGGGGTGCGCTTTGAGGTGGACGGCGAGATCGCGACGGTCACCCTGTGCCGGCCCGAGAAGCGGAACGCCCAGACGCCCGCGATGTGGTCGGCGCTGGCCCGGTTCGGGGAGAACCTGCCGGAGCAGGTGCGGATCGTCGTGGTCCGAGGCGAGGGGCCGTCCTTCTCAGCGGGGCTCGACCTGAGCCTGCTGACGGGCGCACCAGGGCAGAGATCGTTCTCGGAGATCGCCGCACTGGACGATGCGGCGCTCGAACGGCTGATCGCCGAGTCCCAGCGCGGTTTCCTGTGGCTGCGCCGGCCGGAGATCGTGTCGATCGCGGTGGTGCAGGGGCACGCGATCGGCGCGGGCTTCCAGCTCGCGCTCGCCTGCGACCTGCGCATCGTGGCCGAGGACGCGAAGTTCTGCATGAAGGAGCCCGCGCTCGGGCTGGTGCCCGATCTGACCGGGACCAAGCCGCTGGTCGAGCTGGTGGGGCTGCCCCGGGCGATCGAGATGTGCCTCACCGCGCGGACCGTGGACGCGGCGGAGGCGGCGCGCTACGGGCTGGCCGAGCGGGTGGTGCCGGCCGGCGACCTCGACCGCGCGGTGCACGAACTGGTGACGTCGCTGCTCGCCATCGACCGGCACGCGGCCGCGGCGACGAAGCGGCTGCTCCTGGGGGCGCGGCAGCGGACCCTCGAAGAGCAGGCGGCCGCCGAGCGGAGCGAGCAGATGATCAGGCTGCGGACGCTCTTCTCCGCCCCGGCGCCGCGGGGATCCGCGGGCGCGGGGAATTGA
- a CDS encoding glycoside hydrolase family 15 protein, which translates to MRIEDYALIGDMQSAALVGRDGSIDWLCLPRFDSPACFARLLGTGDHGFWRLAPAGMERASRRSYIPDTLILETVWETAGGTVKVIDFMPPRHENPDLVRIVEGVSGTVEMTTEICIRFDYGRIVPWVRRRDGLLHAIGGPDSVWIHSPVPLEGGGYRHSAAFRVSAGDRLPFIFTWHPSYQPPPEAIDPIAQLAATRELWEEWVSRCTYHGPWRDAVVRSLITLKALTYRPTGGIVAAPTTSLPEHLGGVRNWDYRYCWLRDAAMTLEALTSTGYLEEAAAWRDWLIRAVAGRPEDHQVVYGVAGERRLPELILDWLPGYENSRPVRIGNGAAGQVQLDVYGQMLNALFEARRRGLPPDDHVWAMMRAVLGFLEVNWAQPDEGLWEVRGPRRHFVHSKVMAWVAFDRAVRAVRLGWREGPADRWQELRDRIHAEVCAKGYDPERATFTQSYGSRELDAALLLIPIVGFLPPEDPRVASTIAAIERELMTDGLVLRYPIAEENPIDGLPGTEGAFLACSFWLAQARAMTGRVAEAVELFELLLSLRNDVGLLAEEYDPRLGRQLGNFPQAFSHIHLVRTALALDRAVRAAGAAARTAR; encoded by the coding sequence ATGCGGATCGAGGACTACGCCCTCATCGGGGACATGCAGTCGGCCGCGCTGGTCGGGCGGGACGGCTCGATCGACTGGCTCTGCCTGCCCCGGTTCGACTCCCCTGCGTGCTTCGCCCGGCTGCTCGGCACCGGGGACCACGGCTTCTGGCGGCTCGCCCCGGCCGGGATGGAGCGGGCGTCGCGGCGCTCCTACATCCCGGACACGCTGATCCTCGAGACGGTGTGGGAGACCGCCGGCGGCACGGTCAAGGTGATCGACTTCATGCCGCCCCGGCATGAGAACCCGGACCTGGTGCGGATCGTCGAGGGCGTCTCCGGCACGGTGGAGATGACCACGGAGATCTGCATCCGCTTCGACTACGGCCGGATCGTGCCGTGGGTCCGCCGCCGCGACGGGCTGCTCCACGCCATCGGCGGCCCGGATTCGGTCTGGATCCACTCCCCGGTGCCCCTGGAGGGCGGCGGGTACCGGCACTCCGCCGCGTTCCGGGTCTCCGCCGGAGACCGGCTGCCGTTCATCTTCACCTGGCACCCCTCCTACCAGCCGCCGCCCGAGGCGATCGACCCCATCGCGCAGCTCGCCGCGACCCGGGAGCTGTGGGAGGAGTGGGTCTCCCGGTGCACGTACCACGGCCCGTGGCGGGACGCGGTGGTCCGCTCGCTGATCACGCTGAAGGCGCTGACGTACCGCCCCACCGGCGGGATCGTCGCCGCGCCCACCACCTCCCTGCCCGAGCACCTCGGCGGGGTGCGGAACTGGGACTACCGGTACTGCTGGCTGCGGGACGCCGCGATGACCCTCGAGGCGCTCACCAGCACCGGGTACCTGGAGGAGGCGGCCGCCTGGCGCGACTGGCTGATCCGGGCCGTGGCCGGCCGCCCCGAGGACCACCAGGTCGTGTACGGCGTGGCGGGCGAACGGCGGCTGCCCGAGCTGATCCTCGACTGGCTCCCCGGGTACGAGAACTCCCGCCCGGTGCGGATCGGCAACGGCGCGGCCGGGCAGGTCCAGCTCGACGTCTACGGGCAGATGCTCAACGCGCTCTTCGAGGCGCGCCGGCGCGGCCTCCCCCCGGACGACCACGTCTGGGCGATGATGCGGGCGGTGCTGGGGTTCCTCGAGGTCAACTGGGCGCAGCCCGACGAGGGCCTGTGGGAGGTCCGCGGCCCGCGGCGGCACTTCGTCCACTCGAAGGTCATGGCGTGGGTGGCGTTCGACCGCGCGGTCCGGGCGGTGCGGCTCGGGTGGCGCGAGGGCCCGGCCGACCGCTGGCAGGAGCTGCGCGACCGCATCCACGCCGAGGTCTGCGCCAAGGGCTACGACCCGGAGCGGGCCACGTTCACCCAGTCGTACGGCTCCCGCGAGCTCGACGCGGCGCTGCTGCTCATCCCGATCGTGGGGTTCCTCCCGCCCGAGGATCCGCGGGTGGCGTCGACGATCGCCGCGATCGAGCGGGAGCTGATGACCGACGGGCTGGTGCTCCGCTACCCCATCGCCGAGGAGAACCCGATCGACGGCCTGCCCGGGACCGAGGGCGCGTTCCTCGCGTGCAGCTTCTGGCTCGCCCAGGCCCGGGCGATGACCGGCCGGGTGGCCGAGGCGGTGGAGCTGTTCGAGCTGCTGCTCTCGCTCCGCAACGACGTGGGCCTGCTCGCCGAGGAGTACGACCCGCGGCTCGGCCGGCAGCTCGGCAACTTCCCGCAGGCCTTCAGCCACATCCACCTGGTGCGGACCGCCCTCGCCCTCGACCGGGCCGTGCGCGCCGCCGGGGCCGCCGCCCGGACGGCCCGGTGA
- a CDS encoding ABC transporter ATP-binding protein, which translates to MAMMGGHYGYEVMRSLRRDRSVMQERIAPGTIRRIGACAWPFRWQIAAFLLLVVVSAVTAIANPLLMKAIIDDGIVPKRLTVVVWLSVAIAALAVLDAGLSLAQRWFSARIGEGLIYNLRTEVFDHVQRMPVAFFMRAQTGALVSRLNTDVIGAQRALTTTLSSVVSNVVSLVMVLGAMIVLSWQITLVALVLLPIFIVPAKWIGRRMSQLTREQMQLDAEMSSVMTERFNVAGAMLAKLYGRPEEEAAHFSERAGRVRDVGVTVAMYGALFRIALGLVAALATALVYGFGGALAVSGAFELGTLVALSTLLMRLYGPLTSLSNVHVDVMTALVSFDRVFEVLDLKPMVAERPGARPIPPGPVTIEFEDVRFRYPSAEEVSLASLEAVARPDAGRPSQEVLKGVSFTARPGELVALVGYSGAGKTTITALVSRLFDVTGGAVRLNGLDVRDATLESIRETVGVVPQDPHLFHDTIRANLRYARPDATDEELWEALRAAQIADLVESLPDGLDTVVGDRGYRLSGGEKQRIALARLLLKAPRVVVLDEATAHLDSESEAAVQKALKSALRGRTSLVIAHRLSTIREADTILVIDGGRIAEQGRHEELLARGGLYAELYRTQFADAPARAAVTDSPAG; encoded by the coding sequence ATGGCGATGATGGGCGGCCACTACGGCTACGAGGTGATGCGGTCGCTGCGGCGCGACCGCTCCGTCATGCAGGAGCGGATCGCCCCGGGCACGATCCGCCGCATCGGCGCCTGCGCCTGGCCGTTCCGCTGGCAGATCGCCGCCTTCCTCCTGCTCGTCGTGGTGAGCGCGGTGACCGCGATCGCCAACCCGCTCCTGATGAAGGCGATCATCGACGACGGGATCGTCCCCAAGCGGCTCACCGTGGTGGTCTGGCTCTCCGTGGCGATCGCCGCGCTCGCCGTGCTCGACGCCGGGCTCAGCCTGGCGCAGCGGTGGTTCTCCGCGCGCATCGGCGAGGGCCTGATCTACAACCTGCGCACCGAGGTCTTCGACCACGTGCAGCGGATGCCGGTCGCGTTCTTCATGCGGGCGCAGACCGGCGCCCTGGTCTCCCGGCTCAACACCGACGTGATCGGCGCGCAGCGCGCGCTCACCACCACGCTCTCCTCGGTGGTCTCCAACGTGGTGAGCCTGGTCATGGTGCTCGGCGCCATGATCGTGCTGTCCTGGCAGATCACCCTGGTCGCGCTCGTGCTGCTGCCGATCTTCATCGTGCCGGCGAAGTGGATCGGCCGCCGGATGTCCCAGCTCACCCGCGAGCAGATGCAGCTCGACGCGGAGATGAGCTCGGTGATGACCGAGCGGTTCAACGTCGCCGGGGCGATGCTCGCGAAGCTGTACGGCAGGCCCGAGGAGGAGGCGGCCCACTTCAGCGAGCGGGCCGGCCGGGTCCGCGACGTCGGCGTGACCGTGGCCATGTACGGCGCGCTGTTCCGGATCGCGCTCGGCCTGGTCGCCGCGCTCGCGACGGCCCTCGTCTACGGCTTCGGCGGGGCGCTCGCGGTGAGCGGCGCCTTCGAGCTGGGGACGCTGGTCGCCCTCTCCACGCTGCTCATGCGCCTGTACGGCCCGCTGACCAGTCTCTCCAACGTGCACGTGGACGTGATGACCGCGCTGGTCAGCTTCGACCGGGTGTTCGAGGTGCTCGACCTCAAGCCGATGGTCGCCGAGCGGCCCGGTGCGCGGCCCATCCCCCCGGGGCCGGTCACGATCGAGTTCGAGGACGTGCGGTTCCGCTACCCGAGCGCCGAGGAGGTCTCGCTCGCCTCCCTGGAGGCGGTCGCCCGGCCGGACGCCGGACGGCCGTCCCAGGAGGTGCTCAAGGGCGTGTCGTTCACCGCCCGCCCCGGCGAGCTGGTCGCGCTCGTCGGGTACTCGGGGGCGGGCAAGACCACCATCACGGCCCTGGTCTCCCGGCTCTTCGACGTCACCGGCGGTGCGGTGCGCCTCAACGGGCTCGACGTCCGGGACGCCACCCTGGAGAGCATCCGGGAGACGGTCGGCGTGGTCCCGCAGGACCCGCACCTGTTCCACGACACCATCCGCGCCAACCTCCGGTACGCCCGGCCGGACGCGACCGACGAGGAGCTGTGGGAGGCGCTGCGCGCCGCCCAGATCGCCGACCTGGTGGAGAGCCTGCCCGACGGGCTCGACACCGTCGTGGGGGACCGTGGCTACCGGCTCTCCGGCGGGGAGAAGCAGCGCATCGCGCTCGCCCGCCTCCTGCTCAAGGCCCCGCGGGTCGTGGTGCTCGACGAGGCCACCGCCCACCTCGACTCCGAGTCCGAGGCCGCGGTGCAGAAGGCGCTGAAGAGCGCGCTGCGCGGCCGGACCTCGCTGGTGATCGCCCATCGGCTCTCCACGATCCGGGAGGCCGACACCATCCTGGTGATCGACGGCGGCCGGATCGCCGAACAGGGCCGGCACGAGGAGCTGCTCGCCCGCGGTGGCCTCTACGCCGAGCTGTACCGGACCCAGTTCGCCGACGCCCCGGCCCGGGCCGCGGTCACAGATAGCCCAGCCGGGTGA